The genomic segment CATGATGGCCACCACCAGCCCGTAAATTTCCGGTCCGAGAAGGGCCAGCCAGGAAAAGGTCAGATTGGTCAGCGGGGCCAGAACAGCCGTTGCAATGAGCATGCGCATGATGCCAAAACGGGCCACCAGCACACCACCAAGGGCCGCACCGGTGAGGGTCATGGCCAGACCAAATGCTGCTGCCACATTGCCTATCTGGGCTTTGGTGAAACCCAGATCCAGATAAAAGGGATTTGCCATGACACCCATGAAAATATCACTGATACGGAAAAGGCCGATAAAAAGCAATATCACAAGCCCCGTGAAACGGAAACGCTGCCAGAAGTCGGCAAAGGGACCGATTATGGCTCCGGCAAACCAGAGGCGCAGCTCCTTAAAGAGACTTACTTTTTCTCCGTTTTCAAGGACAGCCATTTCCCTTTCCAGACGCCGGGTCTCTTCATCCACAAAAACATCGGGTTCCTGAATAATGAAAGTGGTTATGATACCGACTCCCATCAGAAAAGCCATAACGCCATAGGCCACAGACCAGCTTAAACCTGAGGCAAGGTGCAGGGCACCGGCACCGGCAGCCAGAATGGCCACACGGTATCCCAGAACATAGCTTGCGGCCATGGCCCCCTGAAACTCCTTTTTCGCCGCTTCAATGCGATAGGCATCAATGGCAATGTCCTGGGTCGCCGAAGCAAAGCCTGCCAGCACAGCCCACAGAGCCACCCAGGCCAGATGTTCTCTGGGATCGGTAAAGGCCATGCCAAGAAGAGAAATAAGAAGAAAGATCTGGGCAAGGAGCATCCATGACCTGCGGCGTCCCAGAAGAGGAGTCAGAAAGGGAAGCGGCATACGATCCACCACCGGTGCCCATAAAATTTTCAGGCTGTGGGCCATGCCCACCCAGCTTAAAAAACCAATGGCCGCAAGGCTGACTCCCAGATCCCTAAGCCATGCCGTAAAGGTGCCCCCCACCAGAAGAAGGGGAAGACCTGCGGAAAACCCCAGAAACAGCATCCCAAGCACACGGGGATGGCGGTAAACGGAAAAGGCCTTTGCCCAGGAGGGATTCTTTCTGCTCTCTTCTTCCATGGATGCTGCCTTCCTTTAAATATAGAATCCGCTAAGGAAGCAGAAGCTTTGCCAGCGGGCGTTTAGGTACATGATGCACATCCGTCTCATCCCGCCAGTAATGCACGGAATCCCCCTCTTCCATGGTATCCACCACAACCGTCTCTGCGGGTTTGCCTAAGGCCAGAACCAGCAGGACCTCAAGCTCTTCGGGTATATGCAGCACCCTGCGCAGGGCTTTTTTATCCATACTGCCCAGCATGCAGGTGCCAAGCCCCTTTTCCGCAGCCCCCAGAGCCATGGTCTGGGCAGCAATACCAAGATCACAGAGAAGAAAGGCAGAACCCTTTACCGGCCCGCAGATCACAATATAGGCCGCAGGCCGCTGCCCTGCAGCAGGGCCGGGCCAGTCCTTGAGATAGGCTGCCCAGCCAAGGGCCGAAAAAACCGCCTCTTTTTCTGCAACATCCACAACCAGACGATAGCCAAGTGCCTGAAGGTTTCCGGCAGAAGGCGTAAAGCGGACCAGCTCCACAAGACCTTCAAGGGTGGCCGCCGTAATGGCTTCTTCTTCGGCAAAGCGGCGGATGGAACGGCTTTTTTCCACAAGAGTTCTGAACATCCCTACCCCCTTAAAAAAAACGTAATTATTCAGCACATTTTTTATGCAAGATTATTCATTAATTTCAAAGCACTGGTTCCAGCAAAAGACAATCGGGCTGTTTGTGAGTGACATTGCAATCGTTTCGGATCAGAGCTTTGCAGGCCTGTGCGAAAGAAGCGGCAAACTGTCTGAGCCGCCACAAAGGCAGCGTGCTTAAGCCTGCTATGGAAATCAAAAAGCTTATCCTGCCTGTGGCGGGGAGTTTTTGCCGCTTCCGTACAGGCCAAGAAGCTCCCGAATAAGATTGCGTCACGAACAAATGGTCCGGTTGTCTATGCACCTAATTAATTGTGCTGAACAGTTACAAAAAAACATCCTCAGCGGACACAATCAAACTTTTCCAGACGGGGCATATTCTGTTCCAGCCAGACAAGAATCTTATCAAACTCCCTGCCTACCTCCGTCAGAGCCCGGCCCCGGTGACTTACCCTTCCCTTTTCTTCAAGGTCCGCTTCCCCAAAGGTTTTTTGCAGCTCAGGACAGAAAAAAAGCGGATCATAACCAAAACCCATATCTCCCCTTGGTTCCCTGAGAATCTCCCCTGCACAGCTCCCCTCATAGGTCAGGGCCTGCCCCGTGGGAACGGCAATGGAAATGACACACTTGAAAGCGGCCTTCCGGTTTTCCACCCCTTCCAGGGCAGTCAGAAGCTTTTCATTATTTGCCGCATCACTGGCGTTGTCCCCGGAAAAACGGGCTGAATGAACACCCGGCGCTCCATCCAGCGCCTCCACCTCAAGGCCTGAATCATCGGCAATGGCAGCAAACCCGAGGTAACGGGCCGTAAGAGAAGCCTTTTTGTAGGCATTATCATCAAAGGTGGCTCCATCTTCCACAATTTCAGGAATAGGACCAAAATCCGAAAGGTTTCTGATTTCCACGGGAAAACCCTCCAGCATGGACATGAGTTCCCGTTTTTTTCCAGAATTCCCCGTAGCCAGCACAAGTATCATTTTTTTCATGGTTTTTCTCCTTCTATATTTATAAGCGACATAAGGACACCATAATATCTTTCAACAGAAAAAACTTATAGTCGAGGGGATCTGGCTTGTAAAGCCTGCCACCTCCAGCGATCCGTCACATAGCATGACAACAGCCTGTGAGTCTGCCGGGGATCTTATTTGTAAGACCTTTCCACAAAAAGGTGTTTACACCCGGAACACCCCTGTTATATGAATCTTCAACATTGTATATGCTGCGTCCTTAAAAATCCGGAATCCGGTGGACGGGCCTTAACATCTCCTTTATCCTTACCTTTTCCGCTCCTGCTGACGGTAAAACTGCTGAAGGACATGGAGACCGTACCGCCATCTTTATCAAGGAATGAATCACCATGCATAAACTTCTGACCGACAAGCCCGGCGAATCCATGTTTCTGCTAGGAAACGAGGCCATTGCCAGGGGTGCCATGGAAGCGGGTGTGGCCTTTACATCCACCTATCCCGGCACACCCTCTTCCGAACTTTCCCTGAACTTTTTTCAGATGTCCCGGGAAAGCGACCTTTATTTTGAATACAGCACCAACGAAAAAGTTTCCCTTGAAGTAGCTGCCGCTGCTGCCAACTGTGGCATCCGCAGCATGTGCATGATGAAACACGTAGGCCTCAATGTGGCTGCGGATGTGCTAATGACCCTTGCCTATGTGGGGGTAACGGGCGGCCTTGTCATCCTCACCGCAGATGATCCTTTCATGTTCTCCAGCCAGAATGAACAGGACAACCGCTATTATGCCAAATTCGGTGGCCTGCCCATGATGGAGCCTTCTTCCGTGGAAGAAGCCAAGGAAATGGTCAAGGATGCCTTCGAGCTTTCAGAAAAACTGAAAAGGCCCGTTCTGTTCCGTACCACCACCCGCATAAATCACTCCACCTCCGTTGTTACCTTAGGAGAGCTGCCCCCCCGTAAAACCAAAGGGGATTTCATTAAAGATCCCATGCGCTGTGTCACAGTACCTGCGGTTTCAAGGGGCTTGCACGTAAAACTGCTGGCAGATCTTAAAACAGCTCAGGGAATGGCAGAAGACTCTTCCTGGAACTTTATGGAAGGAAAGGGGTCTTTCGGCATCATTGCCAATGGAGTAAGCTATACCTATGCTGCGGATGCGGTAAAGGATCTTGGAGCATCGGAGAAGATAAAAATTCTGCGCCTGGGCTTTTCCAACCCCATGCCCGAAGCAATGATTAAAGACTTTATTAAAGGTTGTGACAAAGTACTTATCATTGAAGAAGGCGAACCCTTCATGGAAGAAGCCGTCAAGGCCTTTGCCCAGGAAGAAGGCCTCACCCTTCCCATAGCAGGAAAAAATGAGAACCTTTTCTCAAGGCTCTTTGAATTTGATCCGGCCATGGTCCGTAAAAACATTGCTTCCTTCTTTGATATTGAACTGGATGCACCCGCTCCAGTGGACGCTCAGGGTGTTCCTGATCTTCCCATACGTCCGCCCACCCTCTGTGCCGGATGCTCCCACAGATCCATTTTCTATGCCGCAAAAAAAGCCTGCGAAGGCATGGATGTAGTCTTCCCTTCAGATATCGGCTGCTATACCTTAGGTTTTCTTCCACCTCTGGGCATGGGTGATTTTGTGGTATGCATGGGTGCTTCCTCAGGCACAGCCTGCGGTTTCTCCACGGTAACGGACAAAAAGGTTGTGGCCTTTGTGGGGGATTCCACCTTCTTCCATTCCGGCCTTTCCGGACTGATCAACGGGGTATTCAACAACCACAACTACACTCTGGTTATCCTTGACAACCGCACCACCGCCATGACAGGACACCAGCCCAACCCCGGTGTGGACATGACGGAACTTGCCATGGAAAACTACAACACCGTGGACATCGAAGCCGTTGTGAAAGCCATTGGCGTCAAGCATGTTTCCACTATCCGTGCCTTCAATGTAAAAAAAGCCATTGAAACCATACAGGAATCCGTTGCCTTTGAGGGGATTTCCGTAATCATCGTCAAGGAAAAATGCGCCCTCTATGCAAAAAACCTGAAACAGCTCAAAGGTAAGCCCTTCCAGGTTAATCCGGATAAATGTAAAAACCACATGGAATGCATCAATGCCCTTGGATGCCCTGCCTTCTACGTCAAGGACGGCAAACCCGGCATTCACGCCCATGTCTGTGTGGGATGCGCCCTCTGTGCCCAGGCCTGTCCTGAAAACGCCATAGTACCGGCCAGAAGCCTTTAAACAAAAAGACTTTGGGCCGAAAAACTCCGGCCCTATCCAGATAAAGGGAAACCCATGGAACCCAAACGCCTTATTATCGTTGCAGTAGGTGGTCAGGGCAACCTGCTCGCCTCCCATGTTCTTGGTGAAGCCGCCCTCATGTCGGGTGTGCCTGTGCGCATGAGTGAAATCCACGGCATGGCCCAGAGGGGTGGTGTTGTGGAATCTGCTCTGGTTTTCGGAGATGCCAAATCCACCATCATCTCCGATGGAGAAGCGGATCTTTTTGTAAGTTTTGAGCCATGCGAAGCCCTGCGGGCTTTAAAAAAATGCAATGCCAATACCGTTGCCATCACCAATACCCGTCCCCTGCCCCCTTTCACGGCCTTTATAGGCCGGGGCACCTATCCTGATGTGGAAACGGTAACAGAAACCCTCAGGAATAAAACCGGCCGTCTCATTGCCTTTGATGCAACGACCCTTGCCGAGGAAGCTGGCAATCCCATGTGTCTCAATATGGTACTGCTGGGCACCCTCATAGGAACAGGCGTTCTTCCCATCACTGCGGATTCCATCCGGGAAGCCATCCGAACCCGGACCAAAGCCGACTTTGTGGAAATGAACCTTGCAGCCTTTGAAAAGGGTTTTGCCAGAGCCGCCTGATTTTTTATAAACAGCTGCGGCCATCCATTTTCAAGAAACAGGATGGTCGCAGTACACCTGCCAGCCTCCCTTTAAATTCTTTTCCACCATCCACTCCATGTTACGTATTCATGCTTCCACCAAACCGCATTCCTGTGCTATAGTACAGACTTTACTAATATCAAAATGCTTTCATCACCTCGGGCGGGTGCTGATAAGACTGCTGGACGGATAAGGATATTCCCATGACCCGAATTCTTGTTGTGGACGATGACAGTGCCATCCGCTCTGCCATGGAAACCTATATCAGTTTGAACGGTTTCCATACGGTAGCGGTATCCAGTGCAGAAGAAGCCATGGATCACCTCAGACAATGCGGGCCTATGGATGTGGTCATCACGGACATCATGATGGAGGGCATGTCCGGCCTTGAGCTGACGGAACATATCCGCGCCACCTATGATACAGATGTGATTATCATGACCGGATACAGTGCGGAATACTCCTATGAGGAAGCCATAAGAAGGGGTGCCAGCGACATTATTTTCAAACCGGCACGTTTTGAAGAAATTCTTCTGCGTCTTAAACGGGTTCTGCGGGAAAGGAAACTGACCCAGGAGCGGGAAGTAATGCTGGCAAAACTTCAGGAGCTATCCATCACCGATGAGCTGACCCGCCTGTTCAATTCCAGACATTTCTACTCCCGCCTTGAAAAAGAGGTAGAACGTTTTCACAGATACCAGCGTCCTTTATCTCTGCTGCTCCTCGACATCGACTACTTTAAGGATTATAATGACAGCCATGGTCACCTTGAAGGGGATCGTGTACTGATGCGCATGGGAGCCATCATAAAAAATTCCCTCCGCATCATGGATTCCGCCTACAGGTACGGTGGAGAAGAATTTACCGTTCTTCTGCCGGAAACCGAGGTCAAGGAAGCCCTTGTGGTGGCACAACGTATTCAGGAAGGACTGGCCAGTGAAAAATTCTTCCCGGCCAGCATGCCTCAACCTGTTTATATTACCGTAAGCATAGGTATTACAGAGTATATTACAGAAGAAAACCTTGTAACCTTTATCCAGCGTGCGGATATGGCCATGTACTGTTCCAAAAAGAACGGCAGAAACCAGATCACCACCCTGATGAGCAATGATTGCAGAGAAAGTATGCAATGCCTGAAATCCTGGTCCTCAAAAATCCCGGACTGACGGAGTGCCGGGATATTATGGCCCTCTACCAGGCTGAAAACTGGTGGCAGGGTCCCGAAGATCTGACGCTGGTTGCCCGCATAATTGCAGGCAGCCATCTTTTTTTAACCGCCCGTACAGAAAACCGTATTATTGCCATGGGCAGGGTGATCAGTGACGGTGTATGTGACGCCTACATACAGGATGTCACCGTGCATAAAGACTGGCGCGGACAGGGTATCGGCGCTCGTATAATTCAGGAGCTGTGCCAACTGCTTGCCACAGAAGGCATTGAGTGGATAGGACTAATCGCAGAAAGGGGCTCCCACCCCTTTTATGAAAAACTGGACTTTGGCATCATGCCCGGCTCTCTGCCCATGCTCCATGGAAAAACCCTTAAAATGATGGGCTTTGCCCCGGATGTATCAGGAAAAAAATGAAGTTTAGAAAGATTTCCATTCAGGATTACAATGAACTCGTCCCCTATTTCAAAAACCAGAAATACCCCCTTTGCAGCTACTCTCTGCCTTCTCTTCTCTCATGGCAGACAAAGGCCTACCATCCCGTAGCTGCCCTTGAGGCAGACAGCCTTATCATTGCAGCAGATTACATTCACCAGACGGAACTGCGCCACCTCATCCTTCCCCTGTCCCCGGAAAGGGACTGGACGCCGGAAGAGCTGCATAAGCTCTGCCTTGACTCCGGTTTTCCAGCCATCTGGTTTGTACCTGAAACCTGGCTTGAAAAGGTGGATCAGGAAGCTCTGCAAAACTTTTTCACGGTGGAAGAGCAGAGTGCCTATACGGATTATATCTATGCCAAAGAAGATCTGGCGGAACTCAAGGGAAGAAAGTACGCAAAAAAACGCAACCTCATCTCCCAGTTCGAAAGAAATTTCAGTGAAGACCGGATAGATATCCGCTCCATCACCAAAGAAGATACTCCCGAATGTCTGGATTTTCTCGAGGAATGGTGCAGGGAGCGCAAATGTGACAGGGACCCTGAAGCGGATATGGCCTGTGAAAAAATTGCTGCGGCCAATGCCATAGAACTCATTGACAATACAGAATTCAGGGGATTAAGACTTTCACTGGATGGCAGGCTTGTGGCCTTTGGCATTGGCAACCGGCTGACTGCGGATATGGGTGTGCTGCACTTTGAAAAGGCAATGGGTTCTGTCAAAGGATTGTATCAGTATTTTGACAGGGAATGCTGCCGCAGGCTTTTTTCTGAGGATATTCTCTTCATCAACAAGGAATCGGACATGGATGAGCCTGGACTGGCCCATGCCAAGAGCTCCTATTATCCCATACGCAAAGAAAAGTCCTTTGTTCTGACCCTCCTTTGATAAAGCGGAACAGATACCAGAGCGGAATCGGCCAAAGTGCCTGTTGCGGGCACCCGTAAAGGGTGCCCCTACACATACCCTGGCCTTGAGGGCAGGCACAGGGGCCTGCCCCTACAAAACAGGGGCTGCACAATCCATTCGCAGGCGCAGATCCTGTATCTGCCCTACCTGCTCCGGCTGGTCTTGGGTATTGTCGTTAAGGACTTTAAAGTCGTTAAAGACTTTAAGGTCATTAAGGAAGGTGAGGGAAAAAGAGGGCCTGCGCCCCCTTTTCTTTGCTAAGGCAGAACAGGAATACCACTGAAGGCAAGGGAAGCCGGTGCCGGTTTTCCTATGAAAAAACCCTGACCGAAATCCACACCAAACCCGGAAAGAATTTCCAGCGTTTCGGGTACTTCCACAAACTCAGCCACAGTCATGATACCCAGCTCCCTTGCCATCTGGGCAATGGCCCGGACCACACTACGGTCTTCCTGTCTTTCGTGGAGCTTGCGGATAAAGGAACCGTCTATCTTGATATAATCCACACCCAACTCCCGCAGGTAGACAAAACTGGTGAAACCAACCCCAAAATCATCCAGAGAAAAACGGCATCCCAGAGCCTTCATCTGCCGGATAAAATCCAGTGCCCTGTCCATATCCTGAATGGCTGCGGTTTCCGTGATTTCAAAAATAAGCTTCTCCGGGTCTGCACCGCTTTCTTTAATGCTTTTCTGAAGGAAGGCAGCCATACCCGCATCGGCCAGATCCCTTGCGGAAAGATTCATGGAAAAAGATAGTTTTTTCCCCTGTTTTTCCAGCATGGCCTGCAGGGCAAAGGTTTTTTGTGCCACAACCCGGTCTATGGAACCCACAAGCCCATGGCGTTCCGCCGCCTGTATGAAGGCTCCGGGAAGAACCACATTACCTTCTAAATCCCGCATCCGTACCAGAGCCTCATAATGGAATATTTTTCTTGAAACCAGATGCAGCAGGGGCTGATACCAGACCTCAAAGCGGTCCCCTGCCAAAGCATCAAGAATCCGCTGTTTCTTATGGAAGGTAGCCCGTTTCAGCTCCCCTTCCCGGTCTTCGGGAACAAAAATACGACACCTGTTCTTGCCCAGCTCCTTGGCCTTCCCCAGTGCCGCATCCAGCACAGCCAGCAAGGTGACTGCATCGCCCGCATGTTCAGGAATCAATGCCAGACCCGCAGATACGGTTAACCTCAGACCGCTGTCATCAAAACGCTTTGCTTCCACCTGTCTGCGGATTTCTTCTCCCAGGGCAAGGGCCTCGGCAGAACCCATATTCCTTATAAAAAGGGCCATCTGATCTCCACCAAAACGCCCCATAAACCAGCGATCCGCTGCCAGTCTGGCATCCATGACCTGATCCACACTCCGGATCAGCGCCCTCAAAACCTGATCCCCACGGGCATACCCGATCTGATCATTGACCAGCTTGAAACCATCAATGTCGATGAGAAGCCCCGCACCCGTTCCGGAAAACTCCCCGTCCAGCCTGCGGATGAAACTGTCCCGGTTCAAAAGACCTGTCTGCACATCATAGGTTTCAAGATATAAAGCCCGTTCTTCGGCCTGTTTTTTCTCCGTAATATCTTCCTGTATGGCCAGAAAATGAACAATCTCACCGCCAAGGCCCCGCACGGGAGTAATCAGCCCCTTGCCCCAGTAGAAAGAGCCACCCTTGGTTTTGTTCTTGAAATCTCCCCGCCATGTCTGGCCTGAAAGAATGGTCTCCCAGAGGGTTGCATAGGTTTCAGGTCGGGTTTCTCCGGAAGCCAGAATACGGGGATTCTGGCCAATGGCCTCTTCCCTGACATAGCCCGTCACCCTTTCAAAAACCCCGTTTACATATTCTATGGTGCCATGGCGGTCCGTAATGAAGACCACATTGGTACTCTGTTCAATGGCCATGGTGAGTTTATGAAGCTCGGCCTCGGCCTTCTTTTTTTCCGTAATATCCTGGGAAGTTCCCACCAGATGCTGAACCCTGCCTTCAGCATCCTTGATGGCCCGGCCAAGAACAGAAATAATACGCAGCTCCCGGTTCACAAAAACCCCATGCTCCAGCTGAAAAGCCTCGCCCCCCTTCCAGGCAGCATCCAGAGCCTTTTCAATATTAGCATGATCCCTTTCCGGCACCTTTTTTAAAAATGATGCAAAATCCGGCAGCGGGCCGTCTGAAGGCATCCCCATAATCCTGAACATCTGACGGCTCCAGCGCAGCGTATCGGTATTCCTGTTCAACTTCCAGCTTCCTATACCCGCCACCTGCTGAGCTTCGGAAAGATTTTCCTCGCTTTCCTTTAAGGCTCTCAGGGTTTCCATGGATTCAGAAATATCCCGGACCAGCATGGCAATGACACAGGTTTCTTCGGTGCGGATGCGCTGGAGACGTACTTCCGCCTCATAGCAGGTCTTGTCCCTGCGACAGACATAGACCTGAAATCGCCTTTTACCTTCGGAGCAGATTCCCATTTCTGCGACCAGATCCTTAAAGGCTGCAGCATCGGCCCCGATGAAAAGCTCCCAGAAAACCATGGACCGAAGGGTATTCAGATCAAATCCGCTATTGTTTATGGCGCTGGCATTGGCTTCTTCAAAGCAGAAGGTTTCAGGATTGATGAGAAAGATTTCTTCCTTGAGGTTTTCAAAGATAAAACCAAGACGCTGGTGCAGCTCCCTGTCTTTTCTGGTCCGGGTGATATCCATAACACTGGTGATTTTATATTTTGCGCCCTTATCATCCTTAAAAAGACCGGCTGTGGCCAGAATGGGAAAAAGGGTGCCGTCCTTTCTCCTTACCTCCCATTCCATCACAGGCTCATCACCACTTTCAAAAAAATCCTTTAAGGCTTTTCTTCCCATGGCTTCCCGGTCTTCGGGCAGCACCATGGTAAAGGGCCTGCCCCTTAATTCTTCGCGGGTATAGCCGTATATCCGTGTATAGGCTGGATTAACATCCACAAAAAGGCCATTTTCATCCACAATGCAAAGCCCCATGTCTGTCACATCCCAGGCGGCAAGGCGCAAAAGATCCTCCTTATCAAGAACCTTTTTACCCTTTTCCATGGCATGGGAAATATCGGCAATGCGGCTTTCAAGGCCCTTCAAAAGAAACTCCAGATCCTGCGGCAGATGGGATGGGTGGGACATATAAGCCTTCCTTGGGAACAAGGTGGATTCTAAAAAAAATGTAACTGCCAGCACCATCTTCGCTGGCTAAAGACCATAGCTGTCAGGCAGATTGCACAGGCACCAGTAAACTACAGCCTCCCGGCCATGGAACCCGCATACCCCGTCAGTTCGGCATAGCCTTTTCCCGTCAGGGCTTTTCCCTTTCGGGTTCCTGAAACAAGGATGCTGCCCTCCCAGTAAATGACACTGCCGGGGCTGTCCTGCGGACGCATTTCCTGATCCTTAAGGGGCGTCTCAAAGTAAAGATCCAGATCCACAGAGGGCAGTTGTAATCGCCAGGCCACCGGATAAACAGCCCCGGATTCCGGGCTGCGCCAGGTGCTTTGAACAGATAATGCCACATCTTCCATGGGGATTGAAACACTTTTTCCTTCAGGGTCCACAAGGGTTCCGGAGTAAATCAGGGCAGAGCCGTCCTTTGCACGCACCTGAAAAAACATGAGATCATAAGCGTCGGAAAGATGAATGGAAAACCAGTCCCAGCCCACGGCATCGGGATCCAGAGGTTCCGATGAAAACTCATGATCCATCCAGGACAAACCTTCAAGCCCATACTTTTCTTCCCCCAGTATTATACTGCCACGGGTTTTCAGACGGGTGAAGGAATAATAACAACTGGCCCTCTCCGGAGCATTTCCCTTAAGGGAATAACCCCCATCGCCATGCAGTATAAGGGGTTTTTCAGGCTCAAGCTCAAAGGAAAAGGCAAAATCATGCTCCACAAGTGCAAGGTGCTGCTTTTTTTCCCCAAGGTTCATTTTCCACTCGCCCATATGGATAAAAAAGGCGGAATCCTCCATGCCCCATGAAACCATCCCCGGCTCAGGCCGCATCAGACGGCTGGCATGGAAATGTCTTCTGCCCTCCATATCGGAAACAGCCCCGTGGGCCATCCATATTTCTTCTGTCCGCCATGGGGAAGACTTTTCCGGCTGTGTAAAGCGACCCGGTGGCCCAAGGCGGGAACGGAAAAAGGTGAGCTGATAGCCAAAGTGCCGCCCCGTATCCGTCATGAGGTTGCCGGTGTAATACCACCATTCCGTCCGGAAATCCGGATGGGGACCATGATCTTTGGGAAAAACCAGCCCGCAGGGTCCGTCCACCCGGGGAAAATCCCCGGCGGAGACAAAGAAGGGAAAAATACAGAGCGAAAAAAAAACAAGAAGAAAAACCTTAAACTTTTTCATGAAGCTCCCTCCCGGAGGGCTTCCGCCGGAGACCCCCGCAGGGCAAGGGCCATGGCAGGGCCTGCCGCCAGCATTCCCGCAAGAAAAATCATCAGAATCCCTGCCAAAAGATTCATACCATCCAGAGCAAATAAAAAGGTCCAGCCAAAGGACTGTTTATTGATGCCATGGATAAGGAGATAAGAAAGCACAAAGCCGCAGGCAAGACCTGCCACAAGGGAGAAGGCCAGAAGCAGCCCTGCCTCCCAGCGTACCATGGACCGCACCTGAAAAGCAGAAGCCCCAAGGCTTCTCAGGGTCAGAAGCTCCACCCTTTCCACCATCACCCGCAGGGTCATGGTGGTGGCTATGCCAAGCCCTGCTATGCCAAGGGCCATGGCCAGAAGAACAAAGGTCACGGCAAAGGTTTCATCGAAAATATCCAGAACGGCATTTCTCAAAGAAAGACCTGCCACCACATCCACGCTGTCTCCGTAATCTTTTAGAAGCTGGTTTCTTAAAAGTTCAAGGGCAAGGTCCTTTTCCTGCCCTCCGTCACCGGAACTCTTATTATAGAAAAGGCGCATCCCTGAAATTTCCTGATTTCCCGTTTGATGCCTAAGAGCCTCCATGTCACAGAAAAGGGCAAGTGTCCGGGTACGAAAATCCCGGACAATGGCTTTTACCTCAAACTGCAGGAAAACTCCGTCCACATAAAAATCGAGTATCTGCCCCTTATCCAGTCCGTGGAGATGCAAAGCCGGTTCCGATACCAGAAGGGGAATGGGTCCATGGCCGGAATAAAAATATGCATCGGAAGAATTGCCGGTGACATCGAGAAAACCACCGTAGCGGGAAAGAATATCCATATCCATGGCTTCCAGATCAAAAACAAGGCCATTTTTTTCAAGTTTCACCCTGCGGTAACCCAAGGCATCCCATGACGGCAGTTTCTCTATTTGAGCCACAAGCTCTGCGGAAAGGGGATAGCGGTAATCATTT from the Desulfobotulus mexicanus genome contains:
- a CDS encoding GGDEF domain-containing response regulator, with the translated sequence MTRILVVDDDSAIRSAMETYISLNGFHTVAVSSAEEAMDHLRQCGPMDVVITDIMMEGMSGLELTEHIRATYDTDVIIMTGYSAEYSYEEAIRRGASDIIFKPARFEEILLRLKRVLRERKLTQEREVMLAKLQELSITDELTRLFNSRHFYSRLEKEVERFHRYQRPLSLLLLDIDYFKDYNDSHGHLEGDRVLMRMGAIIKNSLRIMDSAYRYGGEEFTVLLPETEVKEALVVAQRIQEGLASEKFFPASMPQPVYITVSIGITEYITEENLVTFIQRADMAMYCSKKNGRNQITTLMSNDCRESMQCLKSWSSKIPD
- a CDS encoding nitroreductase family protein; the encoded protein is MFRTLVEKSRSIRRFAEEEAITAATLEGLVELVRFTPSAGNLQALGYRLVVDVAEKEAVFSALGWAAYLKDWPGPAAGQRPAAYIVICGPVKGSAFLLCDLGIAAQTMALGAAEKGLGTCMLGSMDKKALRRVLHIPEELEVLLVLALGKPAETVVVDTMEEGDSVHYWRDETDVHHVPKRPLAKLLLP
- a CDS encoding XTP/dITP diphosphatase, yielding MKKMILVLATGNSGKKRELMSMLEGFPVEIRNLSDFGPIPEIVEDGATFDDNAYKKASLTARYLGFAAIADDSGLEVEALDGAPGVHSARFSGDNASDAANNEKLLTALEGVENRKAAFKCVISIAVPTGQALTYEGSCAGEILREPRGDMGFGYDPLFFCPELQKTFGEADLEEKGRVSHRGRALTEVGREFDKILVWLEQNMPRLEKFDCVR
- the iorA gene encoding indolepyruvate ferredoxin oxidoreductase subunit alpha, which gives rise to MHKLLTDKPGESMFLLGNEAIARGAMEAGVAFTSTYPGTPSSELSLNFFQMSRESDLYFEYSTNEKVSLEVAAAAANCGIRSMCMMKHVGLNVAADVLMTLAYVGVTGGLVILTADDPFMFSSQNEQDNRYYAKFGGLPMMEPSSVEEAKEMVKDAFELSEKLKRPVLFRTTTRINHSTSVVTLGELPPRKTKGDFIKDPMRCVTVPAVSRGLHVKLLADLKTAQGMAEDSSWNFMEGKGSFGIIANGVSYTYAADAVKDLGASEKIKILRLGFSNPMPEAMIKDFIKGCDKVLIIEEGEPFMEEAVKAFAQEEGLTLPIAGKNENLFSRLFEFDPAMVRKNIASFFDIELDAPAPVDAQGVPDLPIRPPTLCAGCSHRSIFYAAKKACEGMDVVFPSDIGCYTLGFLPPLGMGDFVVCMGASSGTACGFSTVTDKKVVAFVGDSTFFHSGLSGLINGVFNNHNYTLVILDNRTTAMTGHQPNPGVDMTELAMENYNTVDIEAVVKAIGVKHVSTIRAFNVKKAIETIQESVAFEGISVIIVKEKCALYAKNLKQLKGKPFQVNPDKCKNHMECINALGCPAFYVKDGKPGIHAHVCVGCALCAQACPENAIVPARSL
- a CDS encoding GNAT family N-acetyltransferase, which gives rise to MPEILVLKNPGLTECRDIMALYQAENWWQGPEDLTLVARIIAGSHLFLTARTENRIIAMGRVISDGVCDAYIQDVTVHKDWRGQGIGARIIQELCQLLATEGIEWIGLIAERGSHPFYEKLDFGIMPGSLPMLHGKTLKMMGFAPDVSGKK
- a CDS encoding indolepyruvate oxidoreductase subunit beta, giving the protein MEPKRLIIVAVGGQGNLLASHVLGEAALMSGVPVRMSEIHGMAQRGGVVESALVFGDAKSTIISDGEADLFVSFEPCEALRALKKCNANTVAITNTRPLPPFTAFIGRGTYPDVETVTETLRNKTGRLIAFDATTLAEEAGNPMCLNMVLLGTLIGTGVLPITADSIREAIRTRTKADFVEMNLAAFEKGFARAA
- a CDS encoding AmpG family muropeptide MFS transporter, with protein sequence MEEESRKNPSWAKAFSVYRHPRVLGMLFLGFSAGLPLLLVGGTFTAWLRDLGVSLAAIGFLSWVGMAHSLKILWAPVVDRMPLPFLTPLLGRRRSWMLLAQIFLLISLLGMAFTDPREHLAWVALWAVLAGFASATQDIAIDAYRIEAAKKEFQGAMAASYVLGYRVAILAAGAGALHLASGLSWSVAYGVMAFLMGVGIITTFIIQEPDVFVDEETRRLEREMAVLENGEKVSLFKELRLWFAGAIIGPFADFWQRFRFTGLVILLFIGLFRISDIFMGVMANPFYLDLGFTKAQIGNVAAAFGLAMTLTGAALGGVLVARFGIMRMLIATAVLAPLTNLTFSWLALLGPEIYGLVVAIMSDNISAGMAVAVFIAYLSSLTNTAYTATQYALFSSIMTLPGQFLAGFTGVMVEHISWFWFFISSAIIGLPAIFLAILLARLANPDRIKQPGHGSRS